The sequence TAAAACTTGGTTCATGCGCGGACGTTCCATTGGCGGTCGCAGGTCCCAAAGATGGTCCGGATACTAGTGCACTTGCTGAAGCTCACCAAGTTGTTTCATTATTTCCGGAGTGGCAGCCGATTATTGAGCAGGCGCTCTTTGAACACTTTGATCCTTATTTTGAGGCAATAGCAGCGGGCGAATATCCTGTTTCAAATCTGCAGAACATTAAATCGCCAAAGGATGTGTTGACCAGGGCAAACCTACAATTTGTCGTTATCGGTCCAATAGGCGGGACAATGACGACTGAACTCGGCTATGAAGCCGAATGGGATGAAGAACATTTGATTGGTGTACGATTTCAAGCTGGAAAATTTTTTGAACTGTGTGGAAGCACAGTGCCAGCTTAGCGTCATTGCTCACCCAAGCTCTTGGGCAAAATGACGCAGTTCAGCCACCACCTGCCGGTCGCAAACTGTTCTCGTTAGCCGACGTTCGTAATGGTGTGTTTAAAAAACATTCATGTTAGATTGGCGTTTTCGAACATTCAACACGAAAGCTGCCATGAAACGCGGACTTTGGCCCACAGTTTGGTTGCTCGTTGTCGCAGTGCTCGCGGCTGTTGTTGCAGCTATTTCAGGGTTGAGATTCTGGTGGGCATTTCTGATCGTGGTAGTGGCAATCCTAATCAACGGTTGGGCGGCAACACTTGAAGACGATCTCCCTGGAGGGTTCAATAGCCCAGACGGAACTCATGCGCCGAGATATGCAATTGTCACGGGCTGGATAATTCGCATTCTTGGGATTTTACTTATGCTTTCGTGTCTTGCAGCTCTTGGTGCCTATTTCTTTGAATCTCAATAACAGACATGAAGCTGCGCGACGACAGGCAGTAATCAGCGGCCAGCAACGGTCATTCGAATTTCGAAAATGAACATAGAAAATATCCTTAAACAAATCGACAAAAATACTCAGCCAGATGTTGGTGCATTTGACTTGGCATTGGCTT comes from Collimonas pratensis and encodes:
- a CDS encoding DUF6985 domain-containing protein, translated to MFDLFKSRKISDTHFGELSRSSGFWRSTIKLGSCADVPLAVAGPKDGPDTSALAEAHQVVSLFPEWQPIIEQALFEHFDPYFEAIAAGEYPVSNLQNIKSPKDVLTRANLQFVVIGPIGGTMTTELGYEAEWDEEHLIGVRFQAGKFFELCGSTVPA